The following coding sequences are from one Aliarcobacter skirrowii CCUG 10374 window:
- a CDS encoding response regulator → MEFFKKLFFKKTKLQSEKIEKILNSQKNILIVTDGKQLITANKAFFDFFSCNTLEDFKKDYNCICDHFIKEDGFLQTKMGEITWVEYILKNPNLNHLAKIDNFKETHIFKVFAKKIDGEENLKNIEVVVTFEDITQELRVNEKLKHQKEKLENINRLKLQFLANISHELRTPLNAIIGFTELLFDTDLDENQYKLLKKIDNSSNILVNTIQSVLTLANIEDKSIQIEKSRFTFLELEKDIEDIYIKLAINSDNKFEINIDDKLPSSVVSDKALILQVISNLLSNAFKFTKNGSIKLDISLIELSKNIAKIRFSICDTGIGISKEFQNRIFEEFFQTDISNTRDYSGAGLGLSICQNIAKILNTKIELKSKLGEGSEFYFIIDIETNEEDNQKISEYPIFEDITILVAEDNITNQELIKIILEKSNIKVTMAKNGKEAVELFSKNRFDLILMDLQMPVLSGFDATKKIREIDKQIPIVALTASNLIEDREKANEVLMDDFLLKPIDTEILYNVLIKYIKKLKGVKIAYKTIKNEPLNNILDLNVLKNKISDNKQIEMILRKFLEELEDDFKDIIEYLLNSNEKAKTLVHSLKGLSGNIGANRLFDICVKIDNKFKKAVSIDPSDIKILKDEIENIKNELNFLGSIFKDESNKVLNNDKFDENKAVLIIKSYIKKLNDSDMLSKDDLEILYENLFRLTNDSSILISLEKEIDDFEYEKAIEILKNVIGSVNFN, encoded by the coding sequence ATGGAATTTTTTAAAAAACTTTTTTTTAAAAAAACTAAACTTCAAAGTGAAAAAATAGAGAAAATTTTAAACTCTCAAAAAAATATTTTGATTGTTACAGATGGAAAACAATTAATAACAGCAAATAAAGCATTTTTTGACTTTTTTTCTTGCAATACATTAGAAGATTTTAAAAAAGATTATAACTGTATTTGTGACCATTTTATAAAAGAGGATGGATTTTTACAAACAAAAATGGGGGAAATAACTTGGGTAGAATACATTTTAAAAAATCCAAATTTAAATCATCTTGCTAAAATTGACAATTTTAAAGAGACTCATATTTTCAAAGTTTTTGCAAAAAAAATAGATGGTGAAGAAAATTTAAAAAATATTGAAGTTGTTGTTACTTTTGAAGATATTACCCAAGAGTTAAGAGTAAATGAAAAATTAAAGCATCAAAAAGAGAAACTTGAAAATATTAATAGATTAAAACTTCAATTTCTTGCAAATATAAGTCATGAATTAAGAACACCTTTAAATGCAATTATTGGTTTTACAGAGCTTCTTTTTGATACAGATTTAGATGAAAATCAATATAAACTTTTAAAAAAAATAGATAACTCTTCAAATATTTTGGTAAATACAATACAAAGTGTTTTAACTCTTGCAAATATTGAAGATAAATCGATACAAATAGAGAAAAGTAGATTCACTTTTTTAGAATTAGAAAAAGATATAGAAGATATCTATATAAAACTTGCAATAAATAGTGATAACAAATTTGAGATAAATATAGATGACAAATTACCTTCAAGCGTAGTTAGTGACAAAGCATTAATTCTTCAAGTTATATCAAATCTTTTGTCAAATGCTTTTAAGTTTACAAAAAATGGCTCTATAAAATTGGATATTAGTTTAATTGAATTATCTAAAAATATTGCAAAAATAAGATTTAGTATATGTGATACTGGAATTGGAATATCAAAAGAGTTTCAAAATAGAATTTTTGAAGAGTTTTTTCAAACAGATATTTCAAATACAAGAGATTATTCGGGTGCTGGTTTGGGACTTTCTATTTGTCAAAATATTGCAAAAATATTAAATACAAAAATAGAGTTAAAGAGTAAACTTGGAGAGGGTAGTGAGTTTTATTTTATAATTGATATTGAAACAAATGAAGAAGATAATCAAAAAATCAGCGAGTATCCAATTTTTGAAGATATAACTATTTTAGTCGCTGAAGATAATATTACTAATCAAGAGCTTATAAAAATAATTTTAGAAAAATCAAATATAAAAGTTACTATGGCAAAAAATGGAAAAGAAGCAGTTGAACTGTTTTCTAAAAATAGATTTGATTTGATTCTTATGGATTTACAAATGCCAGTTTTAAGTGGATTTGATGCTACTAAAAAAATAAGAGAAATCGATAAACAAATACCAATAGTTGCATTAACAGCTTCAAATTTAATAGAAGATAGAGAAAAAGCAAATGAAGTTTTAATGGATGATTTTCTATTAAAACCAATAGATACAGAGATTTTATATAATGTTTTAATTAAATATATTAAAAAATTAAAAGGTGTTAAGATTGCATATAAAACTATAAAAAATGAGCCTTTGAATAATATTTTAGATTTAAATGTTTTAAAAAATAAAATATCTGATAATAAACAAATTGAGATGATTTTAAGAAAATTTTTAGAAGAGCTTGAAGATGATTTTAAAGATATTATTGAGTATCTGTTAAATTCAAATGAAAAAGCAAAAACTTTAGTTCATAGTTTAAAAGGACTTAGTGGGAATATTGGTGCTAATAGGCTTTTTGATATTTGTGTAAAAATTGATAATAAATTTAAAAAAGCTGTATCAATTGATCCAAGTGATATAAAAATATTAAAAGATGAAATTGAAAATATAAAAAATGAGTTAAATTTTTTAGGTAGTATATTTAAAGATGAATCAAATAAAGTTCTTAATAATGATAAATTTGATGAAAATAAAGCAGTTTTAATTATAAAAAGTTATATAAAAAAATTAAATGATAGCGATATGTTAAGCAAAGATGATTTGGAAATTTTATATGAGAATTTATTTAGACTAACAAATGATTCATCTATTTTAATCAGTTTAGAAAAAGAGATAGATGATTTTGAGTATGAAAAAGCTATAGA
- a CDS encoding GGDEF domain-containing response regulator, with the protein MIEENRATILIVDDMSTNLMMLSDILKDDYNIKISKTGEKAIELCKNLDIDLVLLDIEMPLMNGYEVCKNLKNYEKTKNIPIIFVSAKNSEEDEEYGLNLGAIDYISKPFSKVIIKARVKNQIKLKQKTELLEKLSNYDGLTNIKNRRYFDDRLTQVYKDSKIKNTNLALMMIDIDFFKPYNDNYGHGKGDEALKIVAKTLENSILNTLDRPNDLVARYGGEEFVVLLSNIDLKELEEISNRVVKAIRDENIEHKFSKVASYLTISLGAVLYKSSNDLSIASIMKSADEALYEVKQKSRDNFLIKEI; encoded by the coding sequence ATGATAGAAGAGAATAGGGCTACTATACTTATAGTAGATGACATGAGTACAAATTTAATGATGCTAAGCGATATTTTAAAAGATGATTATAATATCAAAATTTCAAAAACAGGCGAAAAAGCTATAGAACTTTGTAAAAATTTAGATATAGATTTAGTTTTGTTAGATATTGAGATGCCATTGATGAATGGTTATGAGGTTTGCAAAAATCTTAAAAATTATGAAAAAACAAAAAATATTCCAATAATTTTTGTGAGTGCTAAAAATAGCGAAGAAGATGAAGAATATGGGTTAAATCTAGGAGCAATTGATTATATATCAAAGCCTTTTAGTAAAGTTATAATAAAAGCTAGAGTTAAAAATCAGATAAAGCTAAAACAAAAAACTGAACTTCTTGAAAAATTATCAAATTATGATGGATTAACAAATATAAAAAATAGAAGATATTTTGATGATAGATTAACTCAAGTTTATAAAGATAGTAAAATAAAAAATACAAATTTAGCACTTATGATGATAGATATAGATTTCTTTAAACCTTATAATGATAATTATGGACATGGAAAAGGTGATGAAGCTTTAAAAATAGTTGCAAAAACTTTAGAGAATAGTATTTTAAATACCTTAGATAGACCAAATGATTTAGTAGCAAGATATGGTGGAGAAGAGTTTGTAGTTTTACTTTCAAATATAGATTTAAAAGAGCTAGAAGAGATTTCAAATAGAGTTGTAAAAGCAATAAGAGATGAAAATATAGAACATAAATTTTCAAAAGTAGCTTCTTATTTAACTATTAGTTTAGGAGCAGTTTTATATAAAAGTAGCAATGATTTAAGTATTGCTTCAATTATGAAAAGTGCTGATGAAGCTCTTTATGAAGTTAAACAAAAAAGTAGAGATAACTTTTTAATAAAAGAGATATGA
- a CDS encoding UDP-2,3-diacylglucosamine diphosphatase codes for MKLLLEDEAIFIADSHYNFKNQEFKTILEDLISQKIKANQIFLMGDNFDFISGESRYFVKKYQNLIDKINTLSKSHEIFYLEGNHDYNLQTLFPDIKVLKRENQPLILSYKDKKIAISHGDNFVNWHYDLYCKVIRNSYLLKFLNFIDINFFISKRIEKALDNKNICHTLNYFEELANKRVKNYKEDIIIEGHFHQAKSYKIGNQEYINIPSLACQKSFTRFKDGKFLNEELED; via the coding sequence TTGAAGCTACTATTAGAAGATGAAGCTATTTTTATAGCAGATTCACACTACAATTTTAAAAATCAAGAGTTTAAGACTATTTTAGAAGATTTGATAAGTCAAAAGATAAAGGCTAATCAAATTTTTTTAATGGGAGATAATTTTGATTTTATCTCAGGGGAGTCAAGATATTTTGTAAAAAAATATCAAAATTTAATAGACAAGATAAACACTCTTTCAAAAAGTCATGAGATTTTTTATTTAGAGGGAAATCATGACTATAATTTACAAACACTTTTTCCAGATATAAAAGTTTTAAAAAGAGAAAACCAGCCTTTAATTTTAAGTTATAAAGATAAAAAAATAGCTATCTCTCATGGAGATAATTTTGTTAATTGGCACTATGATTTGTATTGTAAGGTTATTAGAAATAGTTATTTGCTTAAATTTTTAAATTTTATTGATATAAACTTTTTTATAAGCAAAAGAATTGAAAAAGCACTTGATAATAAAAATATTTGTCACACTTTAAATTATTTTGAAGAGTTAGCAAATAAAAGAGTAAAAAACTATAAAGAAGATATTATTATTGAAGGGCACTTTCATCAAGCAAAATCTTATAAAATAGGAAATCAAGAGTATATAAATATTCCATCTTTAGCTTGTCAAAAGAGTTTTACAAGGTTTAAAGATGGTAAGTTTTTAAATGAAGAATTAGAAGATTAA
- the uvrB gene encoding excinuclease ABC subunit UvrB — protein MAKFEVVSDYSPSGDQPKAIEALSLSIEANNQYNTLLGVTGSGKTYTIAKVIERVQKPTLIMTHNKTLAAQLYSEFKQFFPNNHVEYFISYYDYYQPEAYIPRSDLFIEKDSSINDELERLRLSATASLLSFDDVIVIASVSANYGLGNPSEYKAMVQRVEVGFSYSQKEFLLKLIEMGYKRNDKFFDRADFRVNGDVIDIFPAYYEDEFLRVEFFGDEVESITLHEYLTNTKIKDLKEVIIYSVNPFVVTQENLANAVKQIEEELEERLDFFQKEQKLVEYQRLKQRVEFDLEMIEATGMCKGIENYARHLTGLKPGETPYSLLDYFAQMDKDFLLVVDESHVSLPQFRGMHAADRSRKEVLVEYGFRLPSALDNRPLKFDEFINKAPNYIFVSATPNELELELSSVVAEQIIRPTGLLDPVIEIVDSEFQVEKLHDEIKKVTSKNQRVLVTVLTKKMAEELASYYADLGIKVKYMHSEIDAIERNQIIRELRIGTFDVLIGINLLREGLDIPETSLVAILDADKEGFLRSRTSLIQTIGRAARNEEGRVILFAKKITDSMQFAIDETNRRRKIQEEHNIKNNITPKSTKRKLDENLKLEEYDSVALKKQRLEKMPASERKKLLVELNKQMKKASSELNFEEAIRLRDEIAKIKDL, from the coding sequence TTGGCAAAATTTGAAGTAGTAAGTGATTATTCTCCAAGTGGTGATCAACCAAAAGCAATAGAGGCTTTAAGCTTAAGTATTGAAGCAAATAATCAGTACAACACACTTTTAGGAGTTACTGGAAGTGGAAAGACTTATACTATTGCAAAAGTAATTGAAAGAGTTCAAAAACCAACACTTATTATGACTCATAATAAAACTTTAGCAGCTCAGTTATACTCAGAGTTTAAACAGTTTTTCCCAAATAATCATGTTGAGTATTTTATCTCATATTATGACTACTATCAACCAGAAGCTTATATTCCAAGAAGTGATCTATTTATTGAAAAAGATAGCTCTATAAATGATGAGTTAGAAAGATTAAGACTAAGTGCCACAGCCTCTCTTTTGTCTTTTGATGATGTAATTGTAATAGCTTCAGTATCTGCTAACTATGGACTTGGAAATCCAAGTGAATATAAAGCAATGGTTCAAAGAGTTGAAGTTGGATTTTCATACTCTCAAAAAGAGTTTTTGTTAAAACTTATAGAGATGGGTTATAAAAGAAATGATAAGTTTTTTGATAGAGCTGATTTTAGAGTAAATGGTGATGTAATTGATATTTTTCCAGCCTATTATGAAGATGAGTTTTTAAGAGTTGAGTTTTTTGGTGATGAGGTTGAGAGTATTACTTTACATGAGTATCTAACAAATACAAAAATCAAAGATTTAAAAGAGGTGATTATTTACTCTGTTAATCCCTTTGTTGTAACACAAGAAAATCTTGCAAATGCTGTAAAACAAATAGAAGAAGAGCTTGAAGAACGACTTGATTTTTTCCAAAAAGAGCAAAAACTTGTAGAGTATCAAAGACTTAAACAAAGAGTTGAGTTTGATTTAGAGATGATTGAAGCAACTGGAATGTGCAAGGGAATTGAGAACTATGCAAGACACTTAACAGGTTTAAAACCAGGTGAAACACCTTATTCTCTTTTGGATTATTTTGCTCAAATGGATAAAGATTTTTTACTTGTTGTTGATGAATCTCATGTTTCTTTACCTCAATTTAGAGGAATGCACGCAGCTGATAGAAGTAGAAAAGAGGTTTTAGTTGAGTATGGGTTTAGACTTCCAAGTGCTTTGGATAATAGACCTTTAAAATTTGATGAGTTTATAAATAAAGCTCCTAATTATATCTTTGTAAGTGCAACACCAAATGAGCTTGAGCTAGAGCTAAGTAGCGTTGTAGCAGAGCAAATAATTCGTCCTACAGGACTTCTTGATCCAGTTATTGAGATAGTAGATAGTGAGTTTCAAGTTGAAAAACTTCATGATGAGATAAAAAAAGTAACTTCTAAAAATCAAAGAGTTTTGGTTACAGTTCTAACTAAAAAGATGGCTGAAGAGCTTGCAAGTTATTATGCTGATTTAGGAATAAAAGTAAAATATATGCATAGTGAAATTGATGCAATAGAGAGAAATCAAATAATAAGAGAGCTTAGAATTGGAACTTTTGATGTATTAATTGGAATAAATCTTTTAAGAGAGGGTCTTGATATTCCTGAAACTTCACTAGTTGCTATTTTAGATGCTGATAAAGAGGGATTTTTAAGGAGTCGTACTTCACTAATTCAAACAATTGGAAGAGCTGCTAGAAATGAAGAGGGAAGAGTAATACTTTTTGCTAAAAAGATAACAGACTCTATGCAATTTGCAATTGATGAGACAAATAGAAGAAGAAAAATTCAAGAAGAGCATAATATAAAAAATAATATAACTCCAAAATCAACAAAAAGAAAGCTTGATGAGAATCTAAAACTTGAAGAGTATGATAGTGTTGCTCTAAAAAAACAACGACTTGAAAAGATGCCAGCATCTGAGCGAAAAAAACTATTAGTTGAGCTAAATAAACAGATGAAAAAAGCTTCAAGTGAGTTGAATTTTGAAGAGGCTATTAGATTAAGAGATGAGATTGCTAAGATTAAAGATTTATAA
- a CDS encoding tRNA threonylcarbamoyladenosine dehydratase — translation MQYNRTKMLFGEEAFNKFQNTKLILFGVGGMGSFALDALYNTGITDITIVDFDTYEPSNQNRQLGSHGNIGRKKVEVMKERYPNVTPICVKITPEWIDNFDFSSYDYILDAIDDVKPKVHLIKKYFTKVISTGGGAKRIDPLQITYGSIWETKNDKFIKKVREELKKQGFKKKFKVIYSTELPLCIDKGSFEGVTASFGLMMASVTIQKIVRKLNLVKDSQSKKFI, via the coding sequence ATGCAATATAATAGAACAAAAATGCTTTTTGGAGAAGAGGCTTTTAATAAATTTCAAAATACAAAATTAATACTTTTTGGTGTTGGAGGAATGGGAAGTTTCGCACTTGATGCTTTATATAATACTGGTATTACAGATATAACTATAGTTGATTTTGATACATATGAGCCATCAAATCAAAATAGACAATTGGGAAGCCATGGAAATATAGGAAGAAAAAAAGTTGAAGTTATGAAAGAGAGATATCCAAATGTAACTCCTATTTGTGTAAAAATAACACCTGAGTGGATTGATAACTTTGATTTTTCATCATATGACTATATTTTAGATGCAATTGATGATGTAAAACCAAAAGTCCATTTGATAAAAAAATATTTTACAAAAGTAATAAGTACAGGTGGAGGAGCTAAAAGGATTGATCCTCTTCAAATTACATATGGCTCTATTTGGGAGACAAAAAATGATAAATTTATAAAAAAAGTAAGAGAAGAGCTTAAAAAACAGGGTTTTAAAAAGAAGTTTAAAGTTATTTATTCAACAGAGCTTCCTTTGTGTATCGATAAAGGAAGCTTTGAAGGTGTAACAGCTAGTTTTGGGCTTATGATGGCATCTGTTACTATTCAAAAAATAGTAAGAAAGTTAAATTTAGTTAAAGATAGTCAAAGTAAAAAATTTATATAA
- the greA gene encoding transcription elongation factor GreA, whose amino-acid sequence MDKEPMTLAGYNKVTNELDYLKSIERPQTVVALDEARQLGDLKENAEYHSAKEKLKLIDVQIAELSNIISKAVIVDPSVLPHDRVSFGSTVTLFDVVSDEEFTYTIVGGVESNVEKGFISFNSPLAKQLMGKVEGDEFTAKLPGGDKTFEVYAIFYKEIEL is encoded by the coding sequence ATGGATAAAGAGCCAATGACGCTTGCTGGTTACAACAAAGTAACAAATGAATTGGACTATTTAAAAAGCATTGAAAGACCCCAAACTGTTGTTGCTCTTGATGAAGCTAGACAATTGGGAGATTTAAAGGAGAATGCTGAGTATCATAGTGCAAAAGAGAAACTAAAGCTAATAGATGTACAAATTGCTGAGTTAAGTAATATTATCTCAAAAGCAGTTATTGTAGATCCTTCTGTTTTACCACATGATAGAGTTAGTTTTGGATCAACAGTTACACTATTTGATGTAGTAAGTGATGAAGAGTTTACTTATACTATTGTTGGTGGAGTTGAGTCAAATGTTGAAAAAGGATTTATATCTTTTAATTCACCTTTAGCAAAACAACTTATGGGAAAAGTTGAAGGAGATGAGTTTACTGCAAAACTTCCAGGTGGAGATAAAACTTTTGAGGTTTATGCAATATTTTATAAAGAGATAGAGCTATAG
- the argH gene encoding argininosuccinate lyase, translating into MTEQNNQILKNTNAKLLDEFNASIMFDKELYSQDIKGSIAHSKMLALQNIISSDEQKQIESGLLQVLKEIENGEFKFSLEYEDIHMAVENRLTQIIGDAGKRLHTARSRNDQVCTDFTLYVQEKTKSIQVQIKELISTFVDVASKHTTTLMPGMTHLQHAQPINFGYHMMAYANMFKRDFERFASSYERNNYSPLGSAALAGTPHNIDRFKTAELLGFYAPTQNAMDSVSNRDFALELLFNISTTMMHISRISEELILWSSYEFRFVQMSDMYATTSSIMPQKKNPDVPELLRGKTGRVYGNLISLLTVMKSLPLAYNKDTQEDKEGVFDSVATIEISLNILNEVIKTMKVNVDIMENACKIGHLTATDLADYLVLKQNMPFRTAYYITKELVQEANRLNKDISELNINEIRNSTKELENIDEEIISYLNLKNSMNSRDSFGGTSTKQTKIQIDNFKDWLKDN; encoded by the coding sequence ATGACAGAACAAAACAATCAGATATTAAAAAATACAAATGCAAAACTATTAGATGAGTTTAATGCTTCAATTATGTTTGACAAAGAGTTATACTCTCAAGATATAAAAGGTTCTATTGCACACTCTAAAATGTTGGCTTTACAAAATATTATCTCAAGTGATGAACAAAAACAGATAGAGAGTGGACTTTTACAAGTTTTAAAAGAGATTGAAAATGGTGAATTTAAATTCTCTTTAGAGTATGAAGATATTCATATGGCTGTTGAAAATAGACTTACTCAAATTATTGGAGATGCTGGTAAAAGACTTCACACAGCAAGAAGTAGAAATGATCAAGTTTGTACAGATTTTACGCTTTATGTTCAAGAAAAAACTAAGTCAATTCAGGTTCAAATTAAAGAGTTAATCTCTACATTTGTAGATGTAGCTTCAAAGCATACAACTACACTTATGCCAGGAATGACTCACTTACAACATGCACAACCTATAAATTTTGGATACCATATGATGGCATATGCAAATATGTTTAAAAGAGATTTTGAAAGATTTGCATCATCTTATGAAAGAAACAACTACTCACCACTTGGAAGTGCAGCACTTGCAGGAACTCCACACAATATTGATAGATTTAAAACAGCAGAGCTTTTAGGTTTTTATGCTCCAACACAAAATGCTATGGATAGTGTTTCAAATAGAGATTTTGCTTTAGAGTTATTGTTTAATATAAGCACAACAATGATGCATATAAGTAGAATTTCTGAAGAGTTAATTCTTTGGTCATCTTATGAGTTTAGATTTGTTCAAATGAGTGATATGTATGCAACTACAAGCTCTATTATGCCTCAAAAGAAAAATCCTGATGTACCTGAGTTATTAAGAGGAAAAACTGGAAGAGTTTATGGAAATTTAATCTCTCTTTTAACAGTTATGAAATCTCTTCCTTTGGCATACAACAAAGATACACAAGAGGATAAAGAGGGAGTTTTTGATTCAGTTGCTACTATTGAAATATCATTAAATATTTTAAATGAAGTAATTAAAACTATGAAGGTAAATGTAGATATTATGGAAAATGCTTGTAAAATAGGGCATTTAACAGCAACTGATTTGGCAGATTATTTAGTTTTAAAACAAAATATGCCTTTTAGAACAGCTTACTATATTACAAAAGAGCTTGTACAAGAAGCAAATAGATTAAACAAAGATATTAGTGAATTAAATATAAATGAGATTAGAAACAGTACAAAAGAGCTTGAAAATATTGATGAAGAGATAATTTCATATTTAAATTTAAAAAACTCTATGAATAGTAGAGACTCTTTTGGTGGAACTTCTACAAAGCAGACTAAAATTCAAATTGATAATTTTAAAGATTGGTTAAAAGATAACTAA
- a CDS encoding GGDEF domain-containing protein, whose amino-acid sequence MNNIKEITKNTLEALREKKLQVTPENYFLEFKHQSKILNGHTEEIAIYENSLKSLTKDEKKKLVDESIFKVVSILSSRVTSDELRLLIATFNDLLTPAVNFELKEEIEDFILESLKNPKNVTSKESILKIKEFAKERINADRRVLKEKTNDIIKLTSLMSRYYDKALNDSNSSNEDIKKIKEDLVSLDISDFSKRELISVQKRLIETIYKLENSLLENNRILSTNIDKVKLLQAQINDLEKELQVAKEEYLYDFLTNVLNRRAYENEAKKMEKQFFVFETNFAIVFFDIDHFKKINDAFGHSCGDEILKSFAQILKNLTRKEDIIARFGGEEFVALINFRDKIEVTRYIKRVKNAFLNRVFVYKDNKINITFSAGVTFRNNYESIAQAQEKADSLLYEAKHQGRDRVIFDNGTVI is encoded by the coding sequence ATGAACAATATCAAAGAGATTACAAAAAATACTCTAGAAGCACTAAGAGAGAAGAAACTTCAAGTGACTCCTGAAAACTACTTTTTAGAGTTTAAACATCAATCAAAAATTCTAAATGGTCACACTGAAGAGATAGCTATATATGAAAATAGTTTAAAAAGTCTAACAAAAGATGAGAAGAAAAAATTAGTAGATGAATCTATTTTTAAAGTTGTATCAATACTATCTTCAAGAGTTACAAGCGATGAGTTAAGATTGCTTATTGCAACATTTAATGATCTTTTAACTCCTGCTGTTAATTTTGAGCTAAAAGAGGAGATTGAAGATTTTATCTTAGAGTCTTTAAAAAACCCAAAAAATGTGACTTCAAAAGAGTCAATACTAAAAATCAAAGAGTTTGCAAAAGAGCGAATAAATGCTGATAGAAGAGTATTAAAAGAGAAAACAAATGATATTATAAAATTAACCTCTTTAATGAGTAGATACTATGACAAAGCTTTAAATGATAGTAATAGCTCAAATGAAGATATTAAAAAGATAAAAGAGGATTTAGTATCTTTAGATATATCTGATTTTTCAAAAAGAGAGTTAATCTCTGTTCAAAAAAGATTAATAGAGACAATTTATAAGCTTGAAAATTCACTTTTAGAAAACAATCGAATTTTATCGACAAATATAGATAAAGTTAAACTTCTTCAAGCACAAATAAATGATCTTGAAAAAGAGCTTCAAGTTGCGAAAGAGGAGTATTTATATGACTTTTTAACAAATGTTTTAAACAGAAGAGCTTATGAAAATGAAGCAAAAAAGATGGAGAAACAGTTTTTTGTATTTGAGACAAATTTTGCAATTGTATTTTTTGATATTGACCACTTCAAAAAGATAAATGATGCTTTTGGTCACTCATGTGGAGATGAGATATTAAAATCATTTGCACAAATTCTAAAAAATCTTACAAGAAAAGAGGATATTATTGCTAGATTTGGTGGAGAAGAGTTTGTTGCACTTATAAATTTTAGAGATAAAATTGAAGTAACTAGATATATAAAAAGAGTTAAAAATGCTTTTTTAAACAGAGTTTTTGTTTATAAAGATAATAAAATCAACATAACTTTCTCAGCTGGAGTTACTTTTAGAAACAACTATGAATCTATTGCTCAAGCTCAAGAAAAAGCTGATAGTCTACTTTATGAAGCAAAACATCAAGGTAGAGATAGAGTTATTTTTGATAATGGAACTGTTATTTAA
- a CDS encoding chemotaxis protein CheV yields MGGISGSVEQMTQGHLRNVQQLAVFYTGHNNIYAINIAKVKAFIITEEVAINDTPKDTNIIAGIATIRGEPVTLVNLDAWLGLKPLEIKDYKLIIFCEFNHKKIGFLVKDMLDIVEKTTQELRHTEETNSKITYTTYVKVNNKDELCTVFNAEQLLRDIKWTDDGGRDIKKYVEGKIQSSKKILAAEDSAVAREVLHKFFSQIEVDYEIYSNGGELLDRIEDLDPSKIGLIVTDIEMPGTDGYQVASFIKNNQKYEHIPVVVNSSMTTDAVRGKMERIGIDGFVGKTDINALYNLTNRLLLR; encoded by the coding sequence ATGGGCGGTATTAGTGGTAGTGTTGAACAGATGACACAAGGACATTTACGAAATGTTCAGCAATTAGCAGTATTTTACACTGGTCATAATAATATTTACGCAATAAATATAGCAAAAGTTAAAGCGTTTATCATAACAGAAGAAGTTGCTATAAATGATACTCCAAAAGATACAAACATTATTGCAGGTATAGCTACAATTAGGGGAGAACCTGTTACTTTAGTAAACCTTGATGCTTGGCTTGGACTTAAACCTCTTGAGATAAAAGATTACAAGTTAATTATTTTTTGTGAGTTTAATCATAAAAAAATAGGTTTTTTAGTTAAAGATATGCTTGATATTGTTGAAAAAACAACTCAAGAGTTAAGACATACAGAAGAGACAAACTCAAAAATTACATATACAACTTATGTAAAAGTAAACAACAAAGATGAACTTTGTACAGTTTTTAATGCTGAACAACTTTTAAGAGATATTAAGTGGACAGATGATGGTGGAAGAGATATCAAAAAATATGTTGAAGGCAAAATTCAATCATCTAAAAAAATACTTGCAGCAGAGGATTCAGCAGTTGCAAGAGAGGTTTTACATAAATTCTTTTCTCAAATAGAGGTTGATTATGAAATCTACTCAAATGGTGGAGAGCTACTTGATAGAATTGAAGATTTAGATCCTTCAAAAATAGGATTAATCGTAACAGATATTGAGATGCCTGGAACTGATGGTTATCAAGTTGCATCATTTATTAAAAATAATCAAAAATATGAACATATACCTGTAGTTGTAAACTCATCTATGACAACAGATGCTGTAAGAGGTAAAATGGAGAGAATTGGAATTGATGGATTTGTAGGAAAAACTGATATAAATGCTTTATATAATCTTACAAATAGACTCTTATTAAGATAG